One Anaerolineae bacterium genomic region harbors:
- a CDS encoding VapC toxin protein, giving the protein MNVVDSSGWLEYFADSGRADLFAPAIEDTEHLLVPVICLYEVFKKILQSEGQTMAEVRAADLLKGKVVEITAPLAFHAALLSAQYHLPMADSLILAVAREHNAILWTQDEHFEGLEGVRYFPKD; this is encoded by the coding sequence GTGAACGTTGTCGATTCTTCAGGCTGGCTGGAATACTTCGCCGATAGCGGGCGTGCAGACCTGTTTGCTCCTGCAATCGAAGACACAGAACATCTGCTAGTGCCCGTGATCTGCCTGTACGAGGTCTTCAAGAAAATTCTCCAAAGCGAGGGGCAGACCATGGCCGAAGTCCGCGCCGCAGATCTGCTCAAAGGGAAGGTCGTCGAAATCACTGCCCCCCTCGCCTTTCACGCCGCCTTGCTTTCGGCACAGTATCACCTGCCGATGGCAGACAGTCTCATCCTGGCTGTTGCACGCGAGCATAACGCCATCCTCTGGACGCAGGATGAACATTTCGAAGGCCTTGAAGGGGTGCGCTACTTCCCCAAAGACTGA
- a CDS encoding transcriptional regulator, AbrB family has translation METVTVSPKYQVVLPKAVRNALGVRAGQKMIVFAYDQRIVLVPERPIREARGSLKGMDTTITREEDRL, from the coding sequence ATGGAAACCGTAACCGTCTCCCCAAAATATCAGGTTGTCCTTCCCAAAGCGGTGCGAAACGCGTTGGGAGTAAGGGCGGGACAAAAAATGATCGTTTTTGCCTATGATCAGCGCATTGTCCTCGTGCCGGAGCGTCCCATCCGTGAAGCGCGCGGCTCACTCAAAGGGATGGATACCACCATCACGCGCGAGGAAGACCGCCTGTGA